The following coding sequences lie in one Maribacter forsetii DSM 18668 genomic window:
- a CDS encoding oligosaccharide flippase family protein, with translation MNNTIVTYFGFAIGAVNTLFLYTNFMQPGHYGLIQVILSVSAVLMPILAFGVPNSLVKFYSSFKNNQTQNSFLTLMLLLPLVLIVPVALLSYLANDTIGKLLSRQNDVVRDYVWHIFLVGMAMAYFEVFYAWARIRMKSMFGNFMKEIFCRIGQTILLLLLYFKIIDIDFFINALVGFYLVRAVIMKFYAYTVRKPKLNFTLPENWKTIVKYSALIILGGSTAIVLMEVDKVMLNNFLELENVAFYAVAGFIASTIAVPSRAMHQITYPLTATYLNDNDKPALAQLYQKSSLTLFIVSGILFLLILLNLNELYELLPEKYSGGYMIVFWVGLVKVYDALLGNNNSILFNSDYYRSILFFGVLLALLAILFNLWLIPKYGINGAAIASFSAFFIYNTLKLGYVKSKFKMLPFTNETLKVFALLVVVAAIFSAFDFDFHPLLNIVLKSILMMVFYVGVLYRFKISEDVYGFLSKYLRR, from the coding sequence TTGAATAATACAATTGTAACCTATTTTGGTTTTGCAATTGGGGCGGTCAATACATTGTTTTTGTACACCAATTTTATGCAGCCAGGTCATTATGGTTTAATACAGGTCATCTTATCTGTATCTGCTGTGCTTATGCCTATTTTGGCATTTGGTGTACCCAATAGTTTGGTGAAATTTTACTCCAGTTTTAAGAATAATCAAACTCAGAATTCATTTCTTACTTTAATGCTTTTACTTCCCTTAGTATTAATTGTGCCTGTTGCGTTACTAAGCTATTTAGCTAATGACACCATTGGAAAACTGCTTTCTAGACAGAATGATGTGGTTAGGGATTATGTTTGGCATATTTTTTTAGTGGGTATGGCAATGGCGTATTTTGAAGTTTTTTATGCCTGGGCAAGAATTAGAATGAAATCTATGTTCGGCAATTTTATGAAAGAGATCTTTTGTAGAATAGGTCAGACTATCTTGCTTCTTCTTTTATATTTCAAAATCATAGATATTGATTTTTTTATTAATGCTTTAGTAGGTTTCTATCTTGTACGTGCTGTAATCATGAAATTCTATGCATACACAGTGCGTAAACCTAAATTGAATTTTACACTTCCTGAAAATTGGAAGACCATAGTTAAGTATAGCGCTCTTATTATTTTGGGTGGATCTACTGCTATTGTTCTTATGGAGGTTGATAAGGTGATGCTGAATAACTTTCTTGAGCTTGAAAATGTAGCTTTCTATGCTGTAGCTGGGTTTATTGCATCAACCATTGCGGTACCATCTAGGGCAATGCATCAAATAACATACCCGTTGACGGCAACTTATTTAAACGATAACGATAAGCCTGCGCTTGCACAATTATATCAAAAAAGCTCATTGACCTTATTCATTGTTTCTGGTATTCTTTTTCTTCTCATCCTACTAAATTTGAATGAACTTTATGAGTTGCTGCCAGAAAAGTATTCCGGTGGATACATGATCGTCTTTTGGGTTGGATTGGTGAAGGTGTATGATGCTTTGCTGGGAAACAATAATTCGATTCTATTCAATTCTGATTACTATCGGTCTATTTTATTTTTCGGAGTTTTGTTGGCTCTTCTTGCCATTTTATTTAATCTTTGGCTAATTCCCAAGTATGGAATAAATGGTGCTGCCATTGCTAGTTTTAGCGCCTTTTTTATATACAATACTTTAAAATTAGGATATGTGAAATCTAAATTTAAAATGTTGCCATTTACAAATGAGACTTTAAAGGTGTTTGCGTTATTGGTTGTTGTAGCGGCTATTTTTTCTGCTTTTGACTTTGATTTTCATCCGCTACTTAATATTGTTCTTAAAAGTATTTTAATGATGGTATTCTACGTAGGTGTTCTTTATCGTTTTAAAATATCTGAAGATGTTTATGGTTTTCTAAGTAAATACTTGCGCCGATAA
- a CDS encoding AI-2E family transporter: MKKINHKILRQLIILALIIFLGGLIIKYMLPYISGVLGALTLYVVLRKWMLKLINKGFKRSWASMLLILGAFIGIFIPITGAGFMLSSQLGDFANKSEQVTKAFKDQVSKIEKYIGYDISSTIDPQQASGWFTDNMQGFANSTFNIFISLGILLFLLYYMLKSPKELKESLLEYIPLSNKNLVTLGKEIDSVVRSNAIAIPLVAIAQGIIALIGFYIFGVENPLFWFVIVTIGSMIPFIGTFIGIFPVFVLSLASGADFQAWGVLIYGVTVVGMTDNFIRLFVLKKLDSTHPLITLIGVLIGIPLFGFVGLIFGPLIINLFLIIVKIYKQQYGIQKPNRQRAQQM; the protein is encoded by the coding sequence ATGAAGAAAATCAATCATAAAATTCTTAGACAGCTAATTATTCTAGCCTTAATTATTTTTTTAGGCGGGTTAATTATCAAGTATATGCTTCCTTACATATCTGGAGTTCTTGGTGCACTTACCCTTTATGTGGTACTTAGAAAATGGATGTTGAAATTAATCAACAAAGGCTTTAAAAGATCATGGGCATCAATGTTACTGATTTTGGGAGCATTCATTGGTATTTTTATACCAATTACAGGAGCAGGTTTTATGCTAAGTTCACAATTGGGAGATTTCGCGAACAAATCTGAACAAGTCACCAAAGCCTTTAAAGATCAAGTATCTAAGATAGAAAAGTATATAGGTTACGATATTTCATCGACAATTGACCCTCAACAGGCATCTGGTTGGTTCACAGACAATATGCAAGGTTTTGCCAATAGCACTTTTAATATTTTTATCTCTCTAGGTATTTTACTATTCCTATTATATTATATGCTGAAAAGCCCGAAAGAACTAAAAGAATCTCTATTAGAATATATTCCATTAAGCAATAAAAATTTAGTAACATTAGGTAAAGAAATAGATAGTGTAGTACGTTCTAATGCTATTGCCATACCTCTAGTTGCTATAGCACAAGGAATTATAGCATTGATAGGATTCTATATTTTTGGAGTAGAGAATCCGCTTTTCTGGTTTGTAATTGTAACAATTGGCTCTATGATTCCTTTCATCGGAACATTTATAGGCATCTTTCCGGTATTTGTATTAAGTCTTGCTAGTGGAGCGGACTTTCAAGCTTGGGGCGTACTAATATATGGCGTTACCGTGGTAGGAATGACCGATAACTTTATTAGGCTTTTTGTTCTTAAAAAATTAGATAGCACACACCCGTTAATTACATTAATAGGCGTTTTAATAGGTATTCCCCTTTTTGGTTTTGTTGGACTGATTTTTGGTCCGTTGATAATCAACCTATTTTTAATAATCGTAAAAATATATAAACAGCAATACGGTATTCAAAAACCGAATAGGCAACGTGCACAACAAATGTAA
- a CDS encoding RluA family pseudouridine synthase — translation MMQIKETHIVPEGISPLRLQEYGAGVFQRISTKSALKKAIKKELVLVDGVVASTATMIIGGEIIIYKHPSENKVKTRLVLKLDVVFEDEYLAIINKPAGILVSGNGFKTVANALPQNLQKSPADDAVSPQPVHRLDYATTGLLLVGKTNSVITKLNQLFENKNIKKEYFAVTIGKMKNNGTIDYEIDDKPAKSSFEVIETVVSKRFSYLNLVRLSPHTGRRHQLRKHLFAIGNPILGDATYFLDGLQLKGKGLYLHARSLCFQHPMTDEEIHIKTEFPKKFIKLFTESNKL, via the coding sequence ATGATGCAAATAAAAGAAACACATATTGTGCCTGAAGGAATATCTCCTTTAAGATTACAGGAGTATGGAGCAGGGGTATTTCAGCGTATATCAACGAAATCTGCTTTAAAGAAGGCTATTAAAAAAGAATTGGTATTGGTTGATGGTGTTGTTGCATCTACTGCGACTATGATAATTGGCGGAGAGATAATAATTTATAAGCATCCATCAGAAAACAAAGTGAAGACAAGACTCGTGTTAAAACTTGATGTGGTTTTTGAAGATGAGTATTTGGCAATTATCAATAAACCTGCTGGAATATTGGTAAGCGGTAACGGATTTAAGACCGTAGCCAATGCACTTCCTCAAAATTTACAAAAGAGTCCTGCCGATGACGCTGTTAGCCCTCAACCGGTTCACCGTTTAGATTATGCCACAACGGGTTTACTTTTAGTAGGAAAGACAAATAGTGTGATTACTAAACTGAATCAGTTATTTGAAAATAAGAATATTAAAAAGGAATATTTTGCGGTTACTATTGGCAAAATGAAAAATAACGGAACTATTGATTATGAAATAGATGATAAGCCTGCCAAGTCTTCTTTTGAAGTTATAGAAACCGTTGTTTCTAAACGCTTCTCATATTTGAATTTAGTAAGGTTAAGTCCGCATACAGGTAGAAGGCATCAATTGCGCAAACATCTATTTGCTATAGGGAATCCGATTTTAGGTGATGCTACTTACTTTTTAGATGGACTGCAGTTGAAAGGTAAGGGGTTATATTTGCACGCAAGGTCACTTTGTTTTCAGCATCCTATGACAGATGAAGAAATCCATATTAAAACTGAATTTCCTAAAAAGTTCATAAAACTATTTACAGAAAGTAATAAGCTATAA
- the uvrA gene encoding excinuclease ABC subunit UvrA, which produces MPTLAEVNPKENIIIKGAKLHNLKDIDVVIPRNKLVVITGLSGSGKSSLAFDTLYAEGQRRYVESLSSYARQFLGKLDKPKVDYIKGIAPAIAIEQKVNSTNPRSTVGTTTEIYDYIKLLYARIGKTFSPISGHEVKKHTVTDVVNHVKKYEEGTKLLLLAPITIREDRDALKSLELFSKQGYARIKYNDKVLRIDQAPEDIGKKFDLVIDRIITKDDEDFHNRLANAIDTAFFEGKGECLIEELADGKQTPFSNKFELDDMTFLEPNVHLFSFNNPYGACPKCEGYGDVIGIDEDLVVPNTALSVYENAIFPWRGESMSFYRDQLVNSAYKYDFPIHKPWFELTEAQRQLVWDGNSHFIGLHKFFGMLEEKSYKIQNRVMLSRYRGKTKCNVCNGKRLRKETDYVKVGGASISSLVGLSIEKLIVFFNELQLNESDATIAKRLLVEINTRLGFLDKVGLNYLTINRKSNTLSGGESQRINLATSLGSSLVGSMYILDEPSIGLHPRDTENLIDVLISLRNLGNTVIVVEHDEDIMKAADMVIDIGPEAGTHGGEVVAQGTLKEILKSKSLTAQYLNGKMEIKVPKERRTSKNHITIKGVREHNLKNINVTFPLDMLTVVTGVSGSGKSTLVKKLLYPIILKETGGYGEKAGQHTSVEGKFNHIKHVEFVDQNPIGRSSRSNPVTYIKAYDDIRHLYANQKLSKIRNYQAKHFSFNVDGGRCEKCKGEGEITVEMQFMADVHLECETCGGKRFKKEVLEVTFNNANIDDVLNMTIDDAIQFFETGEQARIVTKLKPLQDVGLGYVTLGQSSSTLSGGEAQRIKLASFLIKGSTKDKALFIFDEPTTGLHFHDIQKLLKSFNALIKKGHSIVVIEHNIDLIKCADYIIDLGPGGGENGGQLLAEGTPEEVVKSKKSYTASYLKEKLT; this is translated from the coding sequence ATGCCTACACTCGCCGAAGTAAATCCGAAAGAAAACATTATTATTAAGGGAGCAAAACTGCACAACCTTAAGGATATTGATGTCGTAATACCTAGAAATAAACTTGTTGTAATAACGGGATTATCTGGTTCTGGTAAATCTAGTTTAGCTTTTGACACCCTATATGCCGAAGGTCAAAGACGCTATGTAGAAAGTCTTTCTTCTTATGCCAGGCAGTTTTTAGGTAAGCTAGACAAGCCAAAAGTAGATTATATAAAAGGTATAGCCCCAGCAATTGCCATTGAGCAAAAGGTGAACTCTACCAACCCAAGATCTACAGTAGGTACCACTACTGAGATATATGATTATATAAAACTATTGTATGCACGTATAGGTAAGACCTTCTCTCCTATTTCTGGTCATGAAGTAAAAAAACATACTGTTACAGATGTCGTAAACCATGTAAAGAAGTATGAAGAGGGAACAAAACTTTTGCTTTTAGCACCTATTACCATTCGTGAAGATAGAGATGCACTAAAATCCTTGGAATTATTCTCTAAACAAGGTTATGCGCGTATAAAGTATAATGATAAGGTACTACGTATAGACCAAGCTCCTGAGGATATTGGTAAAAAGTTTGATTTGGTAATCGATAGAATCATTACCAAAGATGATGAAGACTTTCATAACAGATTGGCAAATGCCATAGATACAGCTTTCTTTGAAGGTAAGGGCGAATGTTTGATCGAAGAATTGGCAGATGGAAAACAAACACCCTTTAGCAATAAGTTTGAATTGGACGACATGACGTTTTTAGAACCTAACGTTCATCTTTTCAGTTTCAATAATCCGTATGGTGCATGTCCTAAATGTGAAGGCTATGGAGATGTCATTGGTATAGATGAAGATTTAGTAGTTCCAAATACGGCTTTATCGGTCTATGAAAATGCAATTTTTCCATGGCGAGGGGAAAGCATGAGTTTTTACCGTGATCAATTGGTAAATTCTGCTTACAAATATGACTTTCCTATTCACAAACCTTGGTTTGAGCTTACCGAGGCTCAAAGACAATTAGTTTGGGATGGCAATTCCCATTTTATAGGTCTGCATAAGTTCTTTGGAATGTTAGAAGAGAAAAGCTATAAAATACAGAACAGGGTAATGCTTTCCAGATATAGAGGCAAAACCAAATGTAATGTCTGTAACGGAAAACGATTACGAAAAGAAACCGATTATGTAAAAGTTGGCGGCGCTTCAATTTCTTCATTAGTAGGTTTATCAATTGAAAAACTAATTGTATTCTTTAATGAGCTACAACTAAATGAAAGTGATGCTACCATTGCGAAGCGACTTTTAGTAGAAATAAACACAAGATTAGGATTTTTAGATAAAGTAGGATTGAACTACTTGACCATAAATAGAAAATCTAACACCTTATCAGGTGGGGAAAGTCAGCGTATAAATTTAGCCACATCATTAGGTAGTAGCTTGGTGGGCTCTATGTACATATTAGATGAACCTAGTATTGGCTTACACCCAAGAGATACAGAAAATCTTATTGACGTATTAATATCATTACGAAACTTAGGTAACACGGTAATTGTTGTTGAGCATGATGAAGATATTATGAAAGCGGCAGATATGGTTATAGATATAGGTCCTGAAGCTGGTACTCACGGTGGTGAGGTTGTTGCACAAGGAACCTTAAAAGAAATACTCAAATCAAAATCGCTTACCGCACAGTATCTAAATGGTAAGATGGAGATTAAAGTACCAAAAGAAAGAAGAACATCTAAAAATCATATTACCATAAAAGGTGTTAGAGAACATAACCTTAAAAATATCAATGTCACTTTTCCATTAGATATGTTGACCGTGGTTACAGGAGTATCCGGTAGTGGTAAAAGCACTTTGGTAAAAAAGTTGTTGTATCCTATTATATTAAAAGAAACAGGTGGCTATGGAGAAAAAGCTGGCCAGCACACATCGGTAGAGGGTAAATTTAACCATATTAAGCATGTGGAGTTTGTTGATCAAAACCCTATTGGCAGATCTTCACGTTCCAACCCGGTTACCTATATTAAGGCATATGATGATATTAGACATCTATATGCCAATCAGAAACTGAGTAAAATAAGAAATTACCAAGCAAAACATTTTTCGTTCAATGTTGATGGTGGTCGTTGTGAAAAATGTAAAGGTGAAGGCGAGATTACTGTAGAAATGCAGTTTATGGCAGATGTTCACTTGGAATGTGAAACTTGTGGCGGTAAAAGATTTAAGAAAGAAGTTCTAGAAGTAACCTTCAACAATGCCAACATAGATGATGTTCTTAATATGACTATTGATGATGCCATTCAGTTTTTTGAAACTGGGGAGCAAGCTAGAATTGTCACCAAACTAAAACCATTGCAAGATGTAGGCTTAGGCTATGTAACTTTGGGGCAATCTTCCTCTACCCTATCCGGCGGTGAAGCACAACGTATTAAATTGGCATCTTTCTTAATTAAAGGAAGCACAAAAGATAAAGCACTGTTCATTTTTGATGAACCTACAACCGGATTACACTTTCATGATATTCAAAAATTATTGAAGTCTTTTAATGCTCTTATTAAAAAAGGACATTCAATTGTAGTAATCGAACATAATATAGATTTAATAAAATGTGCCGATTACATTATTGACCTTGGACCAGGTGGTGGAGAAAATGGGGGGCAATTATTAGCAGAAGGTACTCCAGAAGAGGTTGTAAAAAGCAAAAAATCGTATACTGCGAGCTACTTAAAAGAGAAATTAACTTAA
- a CDS encoding RNA polymerase sigma factor: MVVQVEDSQLVKQYIQGDERAIEALINRHNSRLTGFIYSKVGDRELTEDIFQDTFMKVIRTLKRGAYNEEGKFLPWVMRIAHNLVIDHFRKHNRMPMYNSKESYNIFSLLGDDKLNAEKQLIKEQIDSDLLRMIKELPEDQQEVLEMRIYKDMSFKEISDNTGVSINTALGRMRYALINLRKLVEANNIVLTN, translated from the coding sequence ATGGTAGTACAAGTTGAAGATTCCCAATTAGTAAAACAATATATACAAGGTGACGAAAGAGCTATAGAAGCTTTAATTAACCGTCACAATTCTCGCCTTACAGGTTTTATCTATTCTAAAGTAGGTGATCGCGAGCTAACCGAAGATATTTTTCAAGACACATTCATGAAAGTTATACGTACCCTCAAAAGAGGTGCATATAATGAAGAAGGTAAATTTTTACCTTGGGTAATGCGTATTGCGCATAATCTTGTTATCGATCATTTTAGAAAGCACAATAGAATGCCAATGTATAATAGTAAGGAAAGCTATAATATATTTTCATTGCTAGGAGACGATAAATTGAATGCCGAAAAGCAATTGATCAAAGAACAGATAGATTCTGATTTACTTCGCATGATAAAGGAGTTGCCTGAGGACCAGCAAGAAGTATTAGAGATGCGTATATATAAGGATATGAGTTTCAAAGAAATTTCTGATAATACAGGTGTTAGTATTAATACGGCTTTAGGTAGAATGCGCTACGCTTTAATTAACCTTAGAAAGTTGGTAGAGGCCAATAATATAGTTTTAACGAATTAA
- a CDS encoding RNA polymerase sigma factor: MKLQIEDSELVKDYINGNEAALEVLINRHNQRITSFIYSKVLDRDITEDIFQDTFIKVIKTLKRGKYSEEGKFLPWVMRISHNLIIDHFRRNKRMPMFEGSDDFNIFSVIGDDKLNAEKQLIKNQIDTDLRQLVEELPDDQKEVLLMRIYKDMSFKEISENTGVSINTALGRMRYALINLRKIIEKNNIVLTN; this comes from the coding sequence ATGAAACTACAAATTGAAGACTCAGAATTAGTTAAAGATTACATCAACGGTAACGAAGCTGCCTTGGAAGTTTTAATTAACAGACACAATCAACGTATTACTAGTTTTATCTATTCTAAGGTTTTAGATAGGGATATCACAGAAGACATTTTTCAAGATACCTTTATTAAGGTTATTAAAACTTTAAAAAGAGGTAAGTATAGTGAAGAGGGTAAATTTTTACCATGGGTAATGAGAATTTCTCATAACTTGATTATCGATCACTTTAGAAGAAACAAAAGAATGCCAATGTTTGAAGGTAGCGATGACTTTAATATCTTCTCTGTAATTGGTGATGATAAGTTAAATGCCGAAAAACAATTAATAAAAAATCAAATAGATACTGATTTAAGACAATTGGTTGAAGAGTTGCCAGATGATCAAAAAGAAGTTCTTTTAATGCGTATCTATAAAGATATGAGTTTCAAAGAAATCTCTGAAAACACTGGTGTTAGCATTAATACTGCCCTGGGTAGAATGCGTTATGCTTTAATTAATCTTAGAAAAATCATTGAAAAAAACAACATAGTTCTTACGAATTAA
- a CDS encoding endonuclease III domain-containing protein, which produces MTKAEKIAFTISTLKELYPEIPVPLDHKDPYTLLIAVLMSAQSTDVRVNKITPLLFAKADNPYDMIKLSVDEIREIIKPVGLSPMKAKGIHGLSHILIDKHNGEVPQELAYLEELPAVGHKTASVVISQAFGIPAFPVDTHIHRLLYRWGFTNGKNVVQTEKDAKRLFPREIWNDLHLQIIWYGREYSPARGWDLEKDIITKTIGRKTVLKDYYKKKKTR; this is translated from the coding sequence ATGACGAAAGCCGAAAAAATAGCATTTACAATTTCTACTCTTAAGGAGCTATATCCAGAAATTCCAGTGCCATTGGATCATAAAGATCCGTATACTTTATTAATTGCCGTATTAATGTCTGCACAGAGTACAGATGTTAGGGTAAATAAAATTACTCCTCTTCTATTTGCAAAGGCAGACAACCCTTATGACATGATTAAATTAAGTGTTGATGAAATCAGGGAAATTATAAAACCGGTAGGCCTTTCACCAATGAAAGCCAAAGGAATTCATGGTTTATCACATATTTTAATTGATAAACATAATGGTGAAGTACCACAAGAGTTAGCATATTTAGAAGAATTACCAGCTGTAGGTCATAAAACGGCAAGTGTTGTTATTTCACAAGCTTTTGGTATACCGGCTTTTCCTGTAGATACTCATATTCATAGATTATTATATAGATGGGGATTTACCAATGGCAAAAATGTAGTACAGACCGAAAAAGATGCTAAGCGATTATTTCCAAGAGAAATATGGAATGATCTTCATTTGCAAATTATATGGTATGGTAGAGAATATTCACCTGCAAGAGGCTGGGATTTGGAAAAAGATATAATTACGAAAACAATTGGGAGAAAAACAGTACTTAAAGACTATTATAAAAAGAAAAAAACCCGCTAA
- the bcp gene encoding thioredoxin-dependent thiol peroxidase, with the protein MNTLKVGDKVPSFSAKDQDGNTIKLEDYSGKKLIVFFYPKASTPGCTAEACNLRDNYKELQSEGYELLGVSADSEKRQAKFKEKYEFPFPLLADEDHTVINAFGVWGLKKFMGREYDGIHRKTFVVDGEGVVTKVIDKVKTKDHAAQLLD; encoded by the coding sequence ATGAATACGTTAAAAGTTGGTGATAAAGTGCCATCGTTTTCTGCTAAAGATCAAGATGGAAATACTATTAAATTAGAGGACTATTCAGGTAAAAAACTAATTGTTTTTTTCTACCCAAAAGCAAGCACTCCTGGTTGCACGGCTGAAGCATGTAATTTAAGGGATAATTATAAAGAATTACAATCTGAAGGCTATGAACTTTTAGGGGTAAGTGCAGATTCTGAAAAAAGACAAGCTAAATTTAAAGAGAAATATGAGTTTCCTTTTCCGCTATTGGCAGATGAGGATCATACCGTTATCAATGCATTTGGTGTCTGGGGCTTAAAGAAATTTATGGGTCGTGAGTATGATGGTATCCATAGAAAAACCTTCGTGGTAGATGGTGAAGGTGTAGTTACAAAAGTAATTGATAAAGTAAAAACTAAAGATCATGCAGCGCAGCTATTAGATTGA
- a CDS encoding nucleotidyl transferase family protein — MASVLKRDSVFENIPSIKAKTLRINLNPDIYGTFAEIGAGQETARHFFRSGGASGTIAKAMSAYDKDFSDAIYGIESDGRYVTQARLKTMLHYEMQLMEERISRDNHPERLFFSYANTVATIDFSKRYKGHGWIGIRYQLDPNQKEYDEIILHIRFKQNEARLQQETLGILGVNLIYGAFYKYHKPKKMLKYLYDHIDKDTLEIDMINFSGPNFKEVDNRLMSLQLIKNDMTDAVMFGPDGNNLLPAAVLYKKNILALRGSFRPVTKVNLDMFEKSYDIFIRDKGVDQNNTIVIFEITLSNLKASGEIDEQDFMDRAELLCSLGHSVMISKFQEYYKLVEYFNNYTKNRIGLTMGVNNLVDIFDEKYYRHLSGGILEAFGKLFFKDLQVYLYPMKNADTGQIMTSNNVKVHPRMKELYKFFKYNGKVMDIIDYEPEVMHIFSRDVLKKLMNNDEGWEQMLPEGIAEIIKQKQLFTRKTEDQETE; from the coding sequence ATGGCATCGGTATTAAAAAGAGATAGTGTTTTTGAGAATATTCCCTCTATTAAAGCAAAAACCCTACGCATAAATCTGAATCCGGATATATACGGAACTTTTGCAGAAATTGGCGCAGGACAAGAAACCGCACGTCATTTCTTTAGGTCAGGTGGTGCTTCCGGTACCATTGCAAAAGCAATGAGTGCTTACGACAAAGATTTTAGTGATGCTATTTACGGTATTGAGTCTGATGGACGCTATGTAACACAGGCAAGATTAAAAACCATGCTGCATTATGAAATGCAATTGATGGAAGAGCGTATTAGTCGTGATAACCATCCAGAAAGGTTATTCTTTTCATATGCAAATACAGTAGCTACAATTGATTTTTCTAAAAGATATAAAGGTCATGGTTGGATCGGTATTCGTTACCAACTAGACCCAAATCAAAAAGAATATGACGAGATAATTCTTCATATTCGTTTTAAGCAAAACGAAGCAAGACTACAACAAGAAACATTGGGTATTCTTGGGGTAAACTTAATTTATGGTGCTTTTTACAAGTATCATAAGCCTAAGAAAATGTTGAAATATTTATATGACCATATAGATAAAGATACTTTAGAGATTGACATGATCAACTTCTCTGGACCAAACTTTAAAGAGGTTGATAACCGTTTAATGAGTTTACAGCTTATTAAGAATGACATGACAGATGCTGTTATGTTCGGTCCTGACGGCAACAACCTATTACCTGCAGCTGTACTTTACAAAAAGAACATATTAGCATTACGTGGTAGTTTTAGACCCGTTACCAAGGTGAATTTAGATATGTTTGAGAAGTCTTATGACATTTTCATTCGTGATAAGGGTGTTGATCAAAATAATACCATCGTTATTTTTGAAATAACACTATCTAACCTTAAAGCATCCGGTGAAATTGATGAGCAAGATTTCATGGACAGAGCAGAATTACTTTGTTCTCTTGGTCATTCTGTAATGATTTCAAAATTCCAAGAATATTACAAATTGGTAGAGTACTTTAATAACTATACCAAAAATAGAATTGGCTTAACCATGGGGGTAAACAACCTGGTAGACATATTCGATGAAAAATACTACCGTCATTTAAGTGGTGGCATTTTAGAGGCATTTGGTAAATTATTCTTTAAAGATTTACAGGTGTATCTATACCCAATGAAGAATGCTGATACCGGTCAAATCATGACCAGTAATAACGTAAAAGTGCACCCACGTATGAAAGAATTATATAAATTCTTTAAGTACAACGGTAAGGTAATGGACATCATAGATTACGAACCAGAGGTAATGCATATTTTCTCTAGGGATGTTCTTAAAAAATTAATGAACAACGACGAAGGTTGGGAACAAATGCTACCAGAAGGAATTGCTGAAATCATTAAGCAAAAACAATTGTTCACGAGAAAAACAGAAGATCAAGAAACAGAATAA
- a CDS encoding MBL fold metallo-hydrolase, giving the protein MINNLRVTFLGTGTSQGIPIIGSTHPVCLSDNPKDKRLRVSVLLSWDDFNYVIDCGPDFRQQMLRENVNHLDGILYTHEHSDHTAGLDDIRPFFFRQGNIPVYAHSRVVKSLKKRFDYIFQEENKYPGAPTVDINLIENNVPFSIGGQDVTPINVLHNKLQVFGYRIGDFTYLTDVKTVLPEEKEKIKGTKVLVVSALRIEPHISHFNLEEALAFIKEINPEKAYLTHISHLLGFHDEVEKILPNNVHLAYDNLTITI; this is encoded by the coding sequence ATGATTAACAATTTACGTGTTACTTTTTTAGGTACGGGAACTTCTCAAGGAATTCCCATAATTGGCAGTACGCATCCGGTTTGCTTAAGTGATAACCCAAAGGATAAAAGATTGCGGGTTTCGGTTTTACTTTCATGGGATGATTTCAATTATGTTATTGATTGTGGTCCGGACTTTCGTCAGCAGATGCTTAGGGAGAATGTAAATCATTTAGATGGTATTCTGTATACGCATGAACATTCTGATCATACTGCAGGGCTTGATGATATTCGCCCCTTTTTCTTTAGGCAAGGTAATATTCCAGTTTATGCCCATAGTAGGGTGGTAAAATCATTGAAAAAAAGATTTGACTACATATTTCAAGAAGAAAACAAATATCCAGGCGCACCTACTGTAGATATTAATCTTATAGAAAACAATGTTCCTTTTTCAATTGGTGGCCAAGATGTAACTCCTATAAACGTATTACATAATAAGTTACAGGTATTTGGTTATAGAATAGGAGATTTTACTTATTTGACTGATGTAAAAACGGTACTGCCAGAAGAAAAAGAAAAAATAAAAGGGACTAAGGTTCTTGTAGTTAGTGCATTGCGTATAGAGCCCCATATTTCTCATTTCAATTTAGAGGAAGCCCTTGCGTTCATAAAAGAAATTAACCCAGAAAAGGCATACCTAACCCATATTAGTCACCTACTTGGTTTTCATGACGAGGTAGAAAAAATTTTGCCGAATAATGTACATTTGGCTTACGATAACTTAACAATCACTATTTAA